A window from Flavobacterium gyeonganense encodes these proteins:
- a CDS encoding arsenate reductase family protein — MIQIYHNPRCGKSRTCLAFVDESNQEYEIIPYLTETPSFEELKKLIGKLNFKPIELIRTKEKIWIENYKEKTLTDSEIIQAMIENPILIERPIVIKDGKAIIGRDMEKVASFLEGI; from the coding sequence ATGATACAAATTTATCATAATCCCCGTTGCGGAAAATCAAGGACCTGTCTGGCTTTTGTAGATGAATCAAATCAGGAATATGAAATTATCCCTTATCTTACGGAGACGCCTTCTTTTGAGGAATTAAAAAAATTGATCGGGAAATTAAATTTCAAACCAATTGAGCTTATCAGAACAAAAGAGAAAATCTGGATTGAAAACTATAAAGAAAAAACATTAACTGATTCAGAAATTATTCAGGCTATGATTGAGAATCCGATTTTGATTGAAAGACCAATCGTAATTAAAGACGGAAAAGCAATTATTGGCCGGGATATGGAAAAAGTTGCTTCTTTTTTAGAAGGAATATAA
- a CDS encoding CPBP family intramembrane glutamic endopeptidase, with the protein MFLEQGIKPENSFGKYILGSVVIIIASFVGQIPFTVALVYKSFTDKTAIPSDNDSAMKVFEPNLTLFLLMISFAFALAGAFYVVRHLHNQSILSITTSRRTIDIKRILFSFFLWAGFSIASFLFVYLQSPEQFVLNFKPVPFLILVVIGTLLIPIQTSTEEYIFRGYLMQGFAGLARNRWFPLVMTSLIFGSMHWFNPEVTKMGNIIMFYYIGTGLFLGMITLMDEGMELALGFHAANNLIGALLVTSDWSVFQTHSVFIDLSEPSAGFDVIFPIVIIYPILLFIFSKKYNWKNWKEKLTGDITLTEIIKY; encoded by the coding sequence ATGTTTTTAGAACAGGGAATTAAGCCTGAAAATAGCTTTGGAAAGTATATTTTAGGGTCTGTAGTCATCATAATTGCTTCGTTTGTTGGTCAGATTCCTTTCACTGTCGCATTAGTTTACAAAAGTTTTACAGATAAAACCGCAATTCCGTCTGATAACGATTCAGCCATGAAAGTATTTGAACCTAATCTTACTTTATTTCTGCTTATGATATCATTTGCTTTTGCTTTAGCAGGAGCTTTTTATGTAGTTAGACATCTTCATAATCAAAGTATTCTATCCATTACAACCTCCCGAAGAACAATTGATATCAAGCGTATTTTATTTTCATTTTTTTTATGGGCAGGATTTTCCATAGCAAGCTTTTTGTTTGTCTACTTACAATCTCCTGAACAATTTGTTTTGAATTTCAAACCTGTTCCTTTCCTGATTCTGGTAGTTATCGGAACCTTGTTAATTCCGATTCAAACCAGCACTGAAGAGTATATTTTCAGGGGCTATCTTATGCAGGGATTTGCTGGTTTAGCGCGAAACAGATGGTTTCCGTTAGTAATGACTTCACTTATATTTGGTTCTATGCACTGGTTTAATCCGGAAGTAACCAAAATGGGCAACATTATAATGTTTTATTATATTGGCACCGGTTTATTTTTAGGAATGATTACTTTAATGGATGAAGGAATGGAGCTAGCATTGGGTTTCCATGCTGCAAACAATCTGATTGGTGCTTTATTGGTAACTTCAGATTGGTCCGTTTTTCAAACTCATTCTGTCTTTATAGATTTGTCTGAGCCTTCAGCAGGTTTTGATGTTATTTTCCCAATAGTCATTATCTACCCTATTTTACTTTTTATTTTTAGTAAAAAATACAACTGGAAAAACTGGAAAGAAAAGTTAACAGGCGATATAACACTTACTGAAATAATCAAATATTAA
- a CDS encoding AMP-binding protein, with translation MIQLTHKNVHNYFKINGYHLNGDELSSVAYSFIKEGDPNEQAIGEFLLDWFDEKEYIEMRTSGTTGLPKLVRLQKQAMIQSALATGDFFGLKPGDKALLCLPVKFIAGKMMLVRSLILGLDLDIIEPSTEPLSFNKTRYDFVAMVPLQVQNSIKALEKVKKLIVGGAKMDAELEEKLLSLKTEIYETYGMTETITHIAARKTGEKVFTVLPNGKIAKDNRGCLIITIPAISKEPIITNDLVELIAENQFTFLGRIDNVINSGGVKLIPEQIEAKLTGKINSRFFVTGIPDSLLGEKLILVIEGEKQVLQEDFFDALDKYEKPKEIVFIPKFKENENGKLLRKPSLA, from the coding sequence ATGATTCAATTAACACATAAAAACGTTCATAATTATTTTAAAATAAACGGATATCACCTCAATGGAGACGAGCTCAGCAGTGTAGCTTACAGTTTTATTAAAGAAGGCGATCCTAACGAACAGGCAATTGGGGAATTCTTATTAGACTGGTTCGATGAAAAAGAGTACATCGAAATGAGAACATCAGGAACTACGGGGCTTCCAAAATTAGTTCGGTTACAAAAGCAAGCGATGATACAATCTGCTTTAGCGACAGGTGATTTCTTTGGTTTAAAACCCGGAGACAAAGCATTACTCTGCCTTCCTGTAAAATTTATAGCAGGTAAAATGATGCTGGTAAGAAGCTTAATTTTGGGGCTTGATTTAGATATTATAGAACCAAGCACAGAACCTTTATCGTTTAATAAAACAAGATATGATTTTGTGGCAATGGTGCCTTTGCAAGTACAAAATTCCATTAAAGCTTTAGAAAAAGTAAAAAAACTCATAGTGGGCGGTGCAAAAATGGATGCCGAATTAGAAGAAAAACTGCTGTCTTTAAAAACGGAAATATATGAAACTTATGGAATGACCGAAACCATTACTCATATTGCAGCCAGAAAAACAGGTGAAAAAGTTTTTACTGTTCTTCCAAATGGAAAAATTGCAAAAGACAATCGAGGATGTTTAATAATTACTATTCCTGCTATTTCTAAAGAACCAATTATTACTAATGATCTGGTAGAATTAATAGCAGAAAACCAATTTACTTTTTTAGGAAGAATTGACAATGTGATTAACAGCGGCGGCGTAAAATTAATTCCTGAACAAATCGAAGCAAAACTGACAGGGAAAATCAATTCCCGATTTTTTGTTACAGGGATTCCGGATTCTCTTTTAGGTGAAAAATTAATTTTGGTCATTGAAGGTGAGAAACAAGTGCTTCAAGAAGATTTCTTTGATGCTTTAGACAAGTATGAAAAACCAAAAGAAATAGTTTTTATTCCGAAATTTAAGGAAAATGAAAACGGAAAACTGCTGCGTAAACCAAGTTTAGCCTGA
- a CDS encoding RsmB/NOP family class I SAM-dependent RNA methyltransferase produces MRLHRNLVYTTIDSLNAIFNEGEYADKVVARALKKDKRWGSSDRKFVAETIYEIVRWKRLYAEIAEVKEPFDRDNLWRMFAVWAVLRGYPIPDWRQLEGTPERKIKGRFDELSKVRALKESIPDWMDELGVKELGEKVWSKEIAAQNQPAKVILRTNTLKGTKESLRNTLMDLNIETEYLKDQPEALVLKERANVFLTDAFKQGLFEVQDANSQLVAGFLDVKPGMRVVDTCAGAGGKTLHIASLMENKGQLIAMDLYESKLKQLKLRAKRNGAFNIEYRIIDTTKVIKKLHEKADRVLIDAPCSGLGVLKRNPDSKWKLQPEFIDNIRKVQSEVLESYSKIVKPGGKLVYATCSVLPSENQEQVEKFLKTEIGKQFTFIEDRKLLASDSGFDGFYMALLERKK; encoded by the coding sequence ATGAGATTACACAGAAATTTAGTTTATACTACCATCGATTCTTTGAATGCTATTTTCAATGAAGGGGAATATGCGGATAAAGTGGTAGCAAGAGCCTTAAAAAAAGACAAACGTTGGGGAAGTTCTGACAGGAAGTTTGTTGCTGAAACGATATACGAAATTGTTCGTTGGAAAAGATTATATGCTGAAATTGCGGAAGTTAAAGAACCTTTTGATAGAGATAATTTGTGGAGAATGTTTGCAGTTTGGGCCGTTTTAAGAGGGTATCCAATTCCGGACTGGAGACAATTAGAAGGTACTCCTGAAAGAAAAATAAAAGGCCGTTTTGATGAGCTTTCAAAGGTTAGAGCTTTAAAAGAATCTATACCTGACTGGATGGATGAATTAGGTGTAAAAGAATTAGGCGAAAAAGTCTGGTCAAAAGAAATAGCTGCCCAAAACCAACCTGCAAAAGTTATCTTAAGAACTAATACGCTTAAAGGAACTAAAGAAAGTCTTAGAAATACATTGATGGATTTAAATATTGAAACAGAATATTTAAAAGATCAGCCTGAAGCTTTGGTTTTAAAAGAAAGAGCAAATGTGTTTTTGACAGATGCGTTCAAGCAAGGACTTTTTGAGGTTCAGGATGCTAATTCACAATTGGTTGCCGGTTTTCTGGATGTAAAGCCAGGAATGCGTGTAGTAGATACTTGCGCCGGAGCAGGGGGAAAAACATTGCATATTGCTTCTTTGATGGAAAACAAAGGACAATTAATTGCAATGGATTTGTATGAGAGTAAACTCAAGCAATTAAAATTAAGAGCCAAAAGAAATGGTGCTTTTAATATTGAATATCGTATTATTGATACGACAAAAGTGATTAAAAAACTGCATGAAAAAGCAGATCGTGTTTTGATTGACGCACCTTGTAGCGGATTAGGGGTGTTAAAAAGAAACCCGGATTCTAAATGGAAATTACAGCCTGAATTTATTGATAATATCCGTAAAGTTCAGTCTGAGGTTTTAGAAAGTTATTCTAAAATTGTAAAACCAGGCGGAAAATTAGTGTACGCAACATGTTCTGTTTTGCCTTCTGAAAATCAGGAGCAGGTGGAGAAATTCCTTAAAACTGAAATCGGAAAACAATTTACTTTTATTGAAGACCGTAAATTGCTGGCATCAGATTCAGGGTTCGATGGATTTTATATGGCGCTGTTAGAACGCAAAAAATAA
- a CDS encoding sensor of ECF-type sigma factor: MKIKNILPIVLFLVSFSFYAQSEKIDEKREKIKAYKVSFLTTELELTSNEAEKFWPIYNAFDDKQYELRHEKMKTYFRKLNDDSVNSLSEKEAATLLSQIESTDKELYFLREKYMSNLRKVLSAKKILKLKKSEDDFNRKLLKQYKEKGGKN, translated from the coding sequence ATGAAAATCAAAAATATACTGCCCATAGTACTGTTTTTAGTTAGCTTTTCATTTTATGCACAAAGTGAAAAAATAGATGAAAAACGCGAAAAGATTAAAGCTTACAAGGTGTCTTTCTTGACTACAGAATTGGAACTTACATCAAATGAAGCTGAAAAATTCTGGCCAATTTATAATGCTTTTGATGATAAGCAATATGAATTACGTCATGAAAAAATGAAAACGTATTTTCGGAAATTAAATGATGACAGTGTTAATTCGCTTTCAGAAAAAGAAGCCGCAACGCTTTTATCGCAAATTGAAAGTACAGATAAAGAGTTGTATTTTTTAAGAGAAAAATATATGAGTAATCTTCGTAAAGTGCTTTCTGCTAAAAAAATATTGAAATTAAAGAAATCAGAAGATGATTTTAATCGAAAGTTATTGAAACAATATAAGGAAAAAGGAGGTAAAAACTAA
- a CDS encoding RNA polymerase sigma factor, whose amino-acid sequence MTNEKEFIAQLLNPETQNAAFHILLAEYQKPLYSHIRNIVLNHDDADDVLQNTFVKVFQYLKNFKGESKLFSWMYRIATNEALTFLSQKAKLNGLTSEALQNKTIENLKSDTYFDGDEIQIKLQKAIVTLPEKQQLVFKMKYFEELKYEEISEILGTSVGALKASYHHAVKKLNYMLHQIKPFVIKYIL is encoded by the coding sequence TTGACAAACGAGAAGGAATTTATAGCACAATTATTAAATCCTGAAACGCAAAATGCTGCGTTTCATATACTCTTGGCAGAATATCAAAAACCGTTATATTCCCATATTCGGAATATTGTTCTCAATCATGATGATGCTGACGACGTTTTGCAGAACACCTTTGTAAAAGTATTTCAGTATCTGAAAAATTTTAAAGGAGAAAGTAAACTTTTTTCATGGATGTACCGAATTGCAACCAATGAAGCGCTTACTTTCTTAAGCCAGAAAGCAAAATTAAATGGTTTGACATCAGAAGCTTTACAGAACAAAACCATTGAAAATTTAAAATCTGATACTTATTTTGATGGTGATGAAATTCAAATAAAGCTTCAGAAAGCTATAGTTACATTGCCTGAAAAACAGCAATTGGTTTTTAAAATGAAGTATTTTGAAGAATTAAAATACGAAGAAATATCAGAAATTCTGGGGACATCAGTAGGTGCGTTGAAGGCTTCTTATCATCATGCCGTAAAAAAATTGAATTATATGTTACATCAAATTAAACCTTTTGTTATAAAATATATCTTATAA
- a CDS encoding transcriptional regulator, with product MKILKYLFLLLLLSFIALSVFIATQKGFFTVERSKVINSPRATVYHYVNDFRNFEDFESWAVEDPSIKMSFPEKTVGNGASFSWENSEGKGTGITLQAKEGERIHQKISFDGTDADVNWIFKDTLNGKTKVTWKAKGEMSFLFKIYTVLNGGSDKIIGTMYEKTLVNIDKNLDYETKTYAIKVNGVVKKTESFYIKQTFTSEIQKVNKNARIVIPKLIEFSKTNNLYTSGKPFIIYHTYDTKTNLAKISICLPINKEILTSAGSDILSGKLNSFEAVKTTLKGDYLHTNEAISKTTAFINKEKLVPDLSWSHLEILTAGKLDVKSSSKLITEIYYPIIPKVKPVVEEAPVYKPEADPAVQKTTTDPAVKKPAVAPPAKTKAAEEEDSEF from the coding sequence ATGAAAATTCTAAAATATCTTTTTCTTCTACTATTATTAAGTTTTATTGCTCTAAGTGTTTTCATAGCTACTCAAAAAGGTTTTTTTACTGTTGAGAGAAGTAAGGTGATTAATTCACCCAGAGCAACAGTGTATCATTATGTAAATGATTTTAGGAATTTTGAAGATTTTGAATCATGGGCTGTTGAAGATCCGTCAATAAAAATGTCATTTCCGGAAAAAACGGTTGGAAACGGAGCTTCATTTTCATGGGAAAACAGCGAAGGAAAAGGAACTGGAATAACATTGCAGGCAAAAGAAGGGGAGCGTATTCATCAGAAAATCAGTTTTGATGGCACAGATGCAGATGTAAATTGGATTTTTAAGGATACCCTTAACGGAAAAACAAAAGTTACCTGGAAAGCAAAAGGTGAAATGAGTTTTTTATTTAAAATTTACACTGTTTTAAATGGCGGTTCTGATAAAATTATAGGAACCATGTATGAAAAAACGCTTGTTAATATTGATAAGAATCTTGATTACGAAACTAAAACTTATGCCATAAAAGTAAATGGTGTTGTAAAAAAAACAGAAAGTTTCTATATAAAGCAGACTTTTACAAGCGAAATTCAGAAAGTAAATAAAAATGCCAGGATTGTTATTCCAAAATTAATAGAGTTTAGCAAAACAAATAATTTATATACAAGCGGAAAGCCTTTTATCATTTATCATACCTATGATACAAAAACAAATCTGGCGAAAATCTCCATTTGTTTGCCTATAAATAAAGAGATTTTAACAAGTGCAGGAAGTGATATTTTATCTGGAAAATTAAACAGTTTTGAAGCTGTAAAAACCACTTTAAAAGGAGATTATTTACATACTAATGAAGCAATTTCAAAAACGACAGCTTTCATTAATAAAGAAAAACTTGTTCCGGATTTAAGCTGGTCGCATCTTGAAATTCTAACAGCGGGTAAATTAGATGTTAAAAGTTCTTCTAAACTAATAACTGAAATTTATTATCCGATCATACCCAAAGTAAAACCTGTTGTAGAGGAAGCTCCTGTTTACAAACCTGAAGCTGATCCGGCTGTTCAAAAAACCACGACTGATCCGGCTGTAAAGAAACCTGCAGTAGCACCTCCTGCTAAAACTAAAGCTGCAGAAGAGGAGGATTCAGAGTTTTAA
- a CDS encoding nucleoside triphosphate pyrophosphohydrolase family protein yields MKKQLDAVTEFHTAFKIGHSQTPIADIGETKKLLRYNLMKEENEEYLEAVQNNDLVEIADALGDMMYILCGTIIEHGLQDKIEAVFDEIQRSNMSKLGEDGQPIYREDGKVMKGPNYFKPDFSKLL; encoded by the coding sequence ATGAAAAAACAGCTTGATGCAGTAACCGAATTTCATACTGCTTTTAAAATTGGCCACAGCCAGACTCCTATTGCCGACATTGGAGAAACTAAAAAATTACTTCGTTATAATTTAATGAAAGAAGAAAATGAAGAATATCTCGAAGCTGTACAAAACAATGATTTGGTAGAAATTGCTGATGCTCTTGGAGATATGATGTATATTTTATGCGGTACCATTATCGAACACGGATTACAGGATAAAATAGAAGCCGTTTTTGATGAAATCCAACGCAGCAATATGAGTAAACTAGGCGAAGACGGACAGCCTATTTATCGTGAAGACGGAAAAGTAATGAAGGGTCCTAATTATTTCAAACCTGATTTTTCGAAACTTTTATAA
- a CDS encoding branched-chain amino acid aminotransferase, protein MSTTQASKIEIRKATSSKISSVDFENLSFGAVFTDHLFECDFKNGEWQTPVIKPYAPILMDPSSKVFHYGQAIFEGMKAYKDENNDVWLFRPDENYKRFNNSAVRMAMPEVPESVFMDGLNELLKIDKDWIQRGNGSSMYIRPFMIATGPGVVANPSDEYKFMILLSPAKSYYAGEVKVIIAEHYSRAANGGIGAAKAAGNYAAQFYPTNLANKDGFQQVIWTDDATHTKLEEAGTMNVFFRINDTLLTAPTSERILDGITRKSLIAMAEKEGLNVEVRPVIVSELVEAAKNGSLKEIFGAGTAAVISVIKGFSYQDVYYEMAPIENSYASFLKEKLTNLQNKLAEDTFGWTVKVQ, encoded by the coding sequence ATGAGTACAACTCAAGCAAGCAAAATTGAAATCAGAAAAGCCACTTCTTCTAAAATTAGTAGTGTAGACTTTGAAAACTTAAGCTTTGGTGCTGTATTTACAGACCATTTATTTGAATGTGATTTTAAAAATGGGGAATGGCAAACACCGGTCATTAAACCGTATGCTCCTATTTTAATGGATCCGTCTTCTAAAGTCTTTCATTATGGTCAGGCAATTTTTGAAGGAATGAAAGCTTATAAAGATGAAAATAATGATGTTTGGTTGTTCAGACCTGATGAAAACTACAAGCGTTTTAACAATTCAGCGGTGCGTATGGCAATGCCGGAAGTGCCTGAATCTGTTTTTATGGATGGTTTGAATGAATTATTGAAAATTGATAAAGACTGGATTCAGAGAGGAAACGGAAGTAGTATGTACATTCGTCCTTTTATGATTGCTACAGGCCCGGGAGTTGTGGCTAACCCATCTGACGAATATAAATTTATGATTTTGCTGTCCCCTGCAAAATCTTACTACGCAGGTGAAGTAAAAGTAATCATTGCAGAGCATTACAGTAGAGCCGCTAATGGTGGAATTGGTGCTGCAAAAGCTGCAGGAAATTATGCTGCTCAGTTTTATCCAACGAATCTTGCCAACAAAGATGGTTTTCAACAGGTAATCTGGACAGATGATGCAACACATACTAAACTTGAAGAAGCCGGTACAATGAATGTATTCTTTAGGATTAACGATACATTGTTGACTGCGCCTACAAGTGAAAGAATTTTGGATGGTATTACCAGAAAAAGTTTAATTGCTATGGCTGAAAAAGAAGGTCTAAATGTTGAAGTTCGTCCTGTTATTGTTTCAGAACTGGTTGAAGCAGCTAAAAATGGTTCTTTAAAAGAAATTTTTGGAGCAGGAACGGCTGCTGTTATAAGTGTGATTAAAGGATTCTCTTATCAGGATGTTTATTATGAGATGGCTCCAATCGAGAATTCATACGCTTCATTTTTAAAAGAAAAATTGACTAATCTTCAAAATAAACTTGCTGAAGATACTTTTGGCTGGACTGTAAAAGTTCAATAG
- the mnmD gene encoding tRNA (5-methylaminomethyl-2-thiouridine)(34)-methyltransferase MnmD codes for MKREIIKTLDGSTTIHLQEWDECYHSKHGAIQEAKHVFIKNGLNLFEGKPVSILEIGFGTGLNAFITFLEANKQLQTIEYTGVEAYPVDSVEVLAMNYVSELEADSFENIFKKMHDCEWNQKNNITPDFSLTKRKQFFHEIDDFETFDLIYFDAFGYRVQPELWSTEIFQKMYNSLKPNGVLVTYAARGVVKRSMIEAGFSVEKLAGPPGKREMFRAVKQFTQSYL; via the coding sequence ATGAAAAGAGAAATTATTAAAACCCTAGATGGCTCAACCACAATTCATTTACAGGAATGGGACGAATGTTATCATTCGAAACATGGCGCTATTCAGGAAGCTAAACACGTTTTTATAAAGAACGGTCTGAACCTGTTTGAAGGCAAACCGGTAAGTATTCTGGAAATTGGTTTTGGAACAGGCTTAAATGCTTTTATAACTTTTCTTGAAGCAAACAAACAACTGCAAACTATTGAATATACCGGTGTAGAGGCCTATCCCGTTGATTCCGTAGAAGTTTTGGCCATGAATTATGTTTCAGAATTAGAAGCCGATTCTTTTGAAAACATTTTTAAGAAGATGCACGATTGCGAGTGGAATCAGAAAAACAATATCACTCCTGATTTTTCATTAACGAAAAGAAAACAATTTTTTCATGAAATAGACGATTTTGAAACTTTTGATTTAATTTACTTTGATGCCTTTGGTTACAGAGTACAGCCTGAATTGTGGAGTACCGAAATTTTTCAGAAAATGTACAACAGTTTAAAACCAAATGGTGTTTTAGTTACTTATGCTGCCCGCGGAGTTGTTAAAAGAAGTATGATTGAAGCCGGATTTTCAGTTGAAAAATTAGCAGGTCCTCCTGGAAAAAGAGAAATGTTTAGAGCTGTAAAACAATTCACACAATCTTATTTATAA
- the bshB1 gene encoding bacillithiol biosynthesis deacetylase BshB1 encodes MKLDILAFGAHPDDVELGCAGTILKEVSLGKKVGIVDLTRGELGTRGTAETRDQEAKDAAKILGVVVRENLAMRDAFFVNDEKHQLEIIKMIRKYKPEIVLCNAIDDRHIDHGKGSKLVSDSCFLSGLMKIETSLNGEKQEAWRPKVVYHYIQWKNIEPDFVVDITGFEEKKVEAILAYKTQFYDPNSKEPATPITSKNFLESLNYRAQDLGRLVGKEFAEGFTVERCLAVNSLEDLI; translated from the coding sequence ATGAAATTAGATATATTAGCCTTTGGAGCACATCCTGACGATGTGGAATTAGGTTGTGCGGGAACCATTTTAAAAGAAGTATCACTTGGAAAAAAAGTAGGTATTGTTGATTTAACACGAGGAGAATTAGGTACGCGAGGAACAGCAGAAACCAGAGATCAGGAAGCAAAAGATGCGGCAAAGATTTTAGGGGTTGTGGTACGTGAAAACTTAGCTATGCGTGATGCATTTTTTGTAAATGATGAAAAGCATCAATTGGAAATTATTAAAATGATTCGCAAATATAAGCCTGAAATTGTTTTATGCAATGCAATTGACGATCGCCATATTGATCACGGAAAGGGAAGTAAATTGGTTTCTGACTCTTGTTTTTTATCGGGATTAATGAAAATTGAAACTTCATTAAATGGAGAGAAACAGGAAGCCTGGAGACCAAAAGTGGTGTATCATTATATTCAATGGAAAAATATCGAACCTGATTTTGTTGTAGATATTACCGGTTTTGAAGAAAAGAAAGTAGAAGCAATCCTGGCGTATAAAACCCAATTTTATGATCCAAATTCTAAAGAGCCTGCAACACCAATTACAAGTAAAAACTTTCTGGAAAGTTTAAATTACAGAGCACAGGATCTGGGAAGGCTTGTTGGTAAAGAATTTGCAGAAGGTTTTACTGTAGAAAGGTGTTTGGCAGTCAATAGCTTAGAAGATTTGATATAA
- a CDS encoding chorismate-binding protein, producing the protein MNPFFLKIKKHKAQNLPFVLYSKPNTSNIIGLLQHNDILFKVSDYSEKGFIFASFDEKQLILIPENESEIIIADKRITIIESIEIDDPDFSSDAKKQYEDLVSKGIEAIKNDEFKKVVLSRSEIVNLTEFDFVTTFQHLIQLYPTTFTYCFYHPKVGFWMGATPEQLLKANGNIFETTALAGTQKANSETEILWQQKEKDEQQYVTDFIVKRLREFAASVVVSEPYSFKAGSIWHIKTDISGVLKDNSTLKEVIDTLHPTPAVCGLPKKKAKTFVLENENYDRTFYTGFLGELNSSFLEDNASSDLFVNLRSMQIQEDKAILYMGCGITRESIPEKEWEESVNKSMTMKRVLKK; encoded by the coding sequence ATGAATCCATTTTTCTTAAAAATTAAAAAACATAAAGCACAAAACTTACCTTTTGTGCTTTACTCAAAACCGAACACGTCGAATATTATTGGACTTTTACAACATAATGATATTTTATTTAAAGTCTCAGATTACAGTGAAAAAGGATTTATTTTTGCTTCTTTTGATGAAAAACAATTGATTTTAATCCCGGAAAATGAGTCGGAAATTATTATTGCTGATAAACGAATAACAATAATAGAATCGATTGAAATTGACGATCCGGATTTTAGTTCTGATGCGAAAAAGCAATATGAAGATTTAGTTTCAAAAGGAATTGAGGCAATTAAAAATGACGAATTCAAAAAAGTAGTTTTATCCAGAAGTGAAATTGTAAATCTAACCGAATTTGATTTTGTAACTACATTTCAGCATTTGATTCAATTATACCCGACTACTTTTACGTATTGTTTTTATCATCCTAAAGTTGGTTTTTGGATGGGCGCAACGCCAGAACAACTGCTGAAAGCAAACGGAAATATTTTTGAGACAACAGCTTTAGCCGGAACACAAAAAGCAAATTCTGAAACTGAAATTCTCTGGCAGCAAAAAGAAAAAGACGAACAACAATACGTAACCGACTTTATAGTGAAACGACTTCGGGAATTTGCAGCTTCGGTTGTGGTTTCAGAACCTTATAGTTTCAAAGCTGGATCAATCTGGCATATTAAAACAGATATTTCGGGAGTTTTAAAAGATAACTCGACTTTAAAAGAAGTAATTGATACGCTTCATCCAACACCGGCAGTTTGCGGATTGCCTAAGAAAAAAGCAAAAACCTTTGTTTTAGAAAACGAAAATTACGACAGAACTTTTTATACCGGTTTCCTTGGTGAATTAAACAGCAGTTTTTTAGAAGACAATGCAAGTTCTGATTTATTCGTAAATTTACGAAGTATGCAGATTCAGGAAGATAAAGCTATTTTGTATATGGGATGCGGTATTACGAGAGAAAGTATCCCTGAAAAAGAGTGGGAGGAAAGCGTCAATAAATCGATGACGATGAAAAGGGTTTTAAAAAAATAG
- a CDS encoding PaaI family thioesterase, with product MNYTKEQILAYCNEFSKNTLMETLKIEYIDAGEDFLTAKMPVNPAVHQPMGLLHGGASVALAESVGSAASHFFINAKEQEVRGIEISANHLKSIREGVVFGTARIIHKGRSLHLWEIKITDKSGNLISLCKLTNIVLEKKKSE from the coding sequence ATGAATTATACAAAAGAACAGATTTTAGCATATTGCAATGAGTTTTCGAAAAATACCTTGATGGAAACGCTAAAAATAGAATATATTGACGCCGGAGAAGATTTTTTGACCGCCAAAATGCCTGTAAATCCTGCTGTTCATCAGCCTATGGGATTACTTCATGGCGGAGCTTCCGTTGCTTTGGCTGAAAGTGTTGGCAGTGCTGCTTCTCATTTTTTTATCAACGCAAAAGAGCAGGAAGTACGCGGAATAGAAATTTCAGCAAACCATTTAAAAAGTATTCGTGAAGGAGTTGTTTTTGGAACAGCCCGCATAATTCACAAAGGCAGAAGCCTACACCTTTGGGAAATTAAAATTACTGATAAATCCGGAAATCTGATTTCGCTTTGTAAATTGACAAATATTGTTTTAGAGAAAAAGAAAAGTGAATAA